Proteins from a single region of Cetobacterium sp. ZOR0034:
- a CDS encoding uridine kinase produces MERFESRKYHLTSKLVLLKAINDIYPEYELTFRNSLNNGVYITINGRDYVSEEELKKIESRMNEIVLEGKPIKKMHFTSERITKNNLENVRLDLKELLETTGIISFFMYELDGYKSYFIEELYDNTYCVDLFELYSYDEGFIFKTPKEINGVIQIPPMIDDRKLAKVYKESSKWNDIMEVSCVGSLNRINLSGDIVGLIRVNETLHDTKITKIAEKILEDRDIKIVTIAGPSSSGKTTFSNRLKLHLMASEIKPLMISLDDYYKNRDLIPLDEDGKKDFETLKALDVELLNRNLKDLMLGREVEIPRYDFSSGKRKEKGELARISKDNLVILEGIHGLNDSLIEGIAQNHIFKIYISCLTQLNIDSHNRIKTSVVRKMRRIVRDSISRNFDAEETLEMWDRVRRGESKNIFPYQENADVIFDTSLAYEIGVLKPAVERELIKIKISSPHYEEARRLLRMLSYFTTISERYVPDESILKEFIGGSYFYNY; encoded by the coding sequence ATGGAACGATTTGAGAGTAGAAAATACCATTTAACATCTAAATTGGTATTATTAAAAGCTATAAATGATATTTATCCTGAATATGAATTAACTTTTAGAAATTCTTTAAATAATGGAGTATATATAACTATTAATGGAAGAGATTATGTTTCAGAAGAGGAACTTAAAAAAATTGAATCTAGAATGAATGAGATTGTTTTAGAAGGAAAACCGATAAAGAAAATGCATTTTACATCAGAGCGTATAACAAAAAATAATTTAGAAAATGTACGACTAGATTTAAAGGAGTTATTAGAAACAACTGGAATAATTTCGTTTTTTATGTACGAATTAGATGGATATAAAAGTTATTTTATAGAAGAACTTTATGATAATACATATTGTGTAGATTTGTTTGAGCTATATTCATATGATGAAGGGTTTATATTTAAAACTCCGAAAGAGATAAATGGGGTTATACAAATACCACCGATGATTGATGATAGAAAGCTAGCTAAAGTTTACAAAGAGAGTTCTAAATGGAATGATATAATGGAAGTTTCGTGTGTTGGAAGTTTGAATAGAATTAATTTGAGTGGAGATATAGTTGGACTTATAAGAGTTAATGAAACTTTGCACGATACAAAGATAACAAAAATAGCGGAAAAAATATTAGAAGACAGAGATATCAAGATAGTTACGATAGCTGGACCAAGTTCATCTGGGAAAACAACATTTAGTAATAGATTGAAGCTTCATCTAATGGCATCTGAAATAAAACCTTTGATGATTTCTTTAGATGATTATTATAAAAATAGAGATTTGATTCCGTTAGATGAGGATGGAAAAAAAGATTTTGAAACTTTGAAAGCTCTAGATGTTGAACTTTTAAATAGAAATTTGAAAGATTTGATGCTTGGAAGAGAGGTGGAGATACCAAGATATGACTTTAGCTCTGGAAAAAGGAAAGAGAAAGGTGAATTAGCAAGGATTTCAAAAGATAATTTGGTTATTTTAGAAGGTATACACGGCTTAAATGATAGTCTTATTGAAGGAATAGCTCAAAATCATATTTTTAAAATATATATAAGCTGTTTAACACAACTTAATATAGATTCCCACAATCGTATAAAAACAAGTGTTGTTAGAAAAATGCGAAGAATTGTTAGAGATAGTATTTCAAGGAATTTTGATGCAGAAGAAACGTTGGAAATGTGGGATAGAGTTCGTAGAGGAGAGAGTAAGAATATATTTCCATATCAAGAGAATGCAGATGTTATATTTGATACAAGTTTAGCATATGAGATAGGAGTTTTAAAACCAGCGGTGGAGAGAGAGTTAATAAAAATAAAAATATCAAGTCCTCATTATGAAGAAGCTAGAAGACTTCTTCGGATGCTGAGTTATTTTACGACGATATCAGAGAGATATGTTCCGGATGAATCAATACTAAAAGAGTTTATTGGTGGGAGTTATTTTTATAATTATTGA
- the folK gene encoding 2-amino-4-hydroxy-6-hydroxymethyldihydropteridine diphosphokinase, with product MDKIYIENLEFIGNHGVFPEEKFLQQKFTISVEMETSTRKAGVGDDLNHSTHYGFVSEDIEKVFFSKSFDLIEALAEAIAKEILIKYNLIKTVKVTVKKPWAPIRKHFDFVAVEITRSRNKAYLSIGTNIGNLKENLENAIELINKLEYTSVTKISSLLETEPFGDVIQDNFLNACLEIETLFTPQELLKELLSIELELGRVREIKWGPRIIDLDILLFNDLIIQDENLAIPHPWMCERSFVLDPLSEIAPNIVHPLEKKYISTLKRDLDKSR from the coding sequence ATGGATAAAATATATATTGAAAATTTAGAATTTATTGGTAACCACGGTGTTTTCCCAGAAGAAAAATTTCTTCAACAAAAATTTACAATCTCTGTAGAGATGGAAACTTCTACTAGAAAAGCTGGAGTAGGTGATGATTTAAATCACTCTACTCACTACGGTTTTGTATCTGAAGATATTGAAAAAGTATTTTTTTCCAAATCCTTTGATTTAATCGAAGCTCTTGCTGAAGCGATTGCAAAAGAGATTTTAATAAAATACAATTTAATTAAAACCGTTAAAGTTACAGTAAAAAAACCTTGGGCACCTATTAGAAAACATTTTGATTTTGTTGCAGTAGAGATAACTCGTTCTAGAAATAAAGCTTATCTTTCAATAGGTACAAACATCGGTAATTTAAAAGAAAATTTAGAAAATGCTATAGAGCTAATCAACAAATTGGAGTATACATCTGTAACAAAAATAAGCTCACTTTTAGAAACAGAACCTTTCGGTGATGTTATTCAAGATAATTTTTTAAATGCTTGCTTAGAAATAGAGACCCTATTCACACCTCAAGAACTTTTAAAAGAGTTATTGAGTATAGAACTAGAGTTAGGAAGAGTTAGAGAGATTAAGTGGGGGCCTAGAATTATCGATTTAGATATTCTTCTGTTTAATGATTTGATTATACAAGATGAAAATTTAGCTATTCCTCACCCTTGGATGTGTGAACGTTCTTTTGTTTTAGATCCTTTATCTGAAATTGCTCCTAATATAGTTCACCCATTAGAAAAAAAATATATATCAACACTTAAAAGAGATCTAGATAAATCTAGATAA
- the rpsP gene encoding 30S ribosomal protein S16 — protein sequence MLKLRLTRMGSKKRPVYRIAAMEALSRRDGKAVAYLGNYYPLEEGKVTLKEEEIVKFLMNGAQPTRTVKSLLDKAGVWAKFEAAKKN from the coding sequence ATGTTAAAATTAAGATTAACTAGAATGGGAAGCAAAAAGAGACCTGTATACAGAATAGCTGCAATGGAAGCTTTATCAAGAAGAGATGGAAAGGCAGTAGCTTACTTAGGAAACTACTATCCATTAGAAGAAGGAAAAGTAACTCTTAAAGAAGAGGAAATCGTTAAGTTCCTTATGAACGGAGCACAACCTACAAGAACAGTTAAGTCTTTATTAGACAAAGCTGGAGTTTGGGCAAAGTTCGAAGCTGCAAAGAAAAACTAA
- the folP gene encoding dihydropteroate synthase: MIFSSLGKIFSLENKTLIMGILNVTPDSFSDGGKFDSVNLAFEHAKKLISEGADIIDIGGQSTRPGHIEVDLETEINRVVPIIEKISKELDCIISIDTYRYEVAEAAIKAGAHIINDVWGLQRDNGEMAKVAAKYDCVVIAMHNQDSKIYDTDIILSMKKFFNKTFKIAEENGLNINKIIIDPGIGFGKGYEENISVLNRLNELSFIAPILLGVSKKGFIGKDLTLSPDERVEGTIAVNTLGISKGAKIIRVHNVLEHYKALSILDKIIYQNI, translated from the coding sequence ATGATTTTTTCATCATTAGGAAAAATATTTTCTTTAGAAAACAAAACATTAATTATGGGAATTTTGAATGTTACTCCAGATTCATTCTCAGACGGCGGTAAATTTGATTCTGTCAATTTGGCATTTGAACATGCTAAAAAACTGATATCAGAAGGTGCTGATATCATAGATATCGGTGGACAATCAACAAGACCCGGACATATCGAAGTAGATTTAGAAACAGAAATTAATCGAGTAGTTCCTATCATAGAAAAGATCTCAAAAGAACTTGATTGTATAATTTCAATTGATACTTACAGATACGAAGTTGCCGAAGCTGCTATAAAAGCTGGAGCTCACATTATAAATGACGTTTGGGGATTACAAAGAGATAACGGTGAAATGGCAAAAGTTGCAGCTAAATATGATTGTGTTGTAATCGCTATGCACAATCAAGACTCTAAAATCTACGACACCGACATCATATTATCTATGAAGAAATTTTTTAATAAAACTTTTAAAATTGCAGAAGAAAATGGTTTAAATATAAATAAAATTATTATAGATCCAGGAATCGGCTTCGGAAAAGGATATGAAGAGAATATCAGTGTCTTAAATAGGCTAAACGAGCTTTCTTTTATTGCCCCTATTTTACTTGGCGTATCTAAAAAAGGCTTCATTGGAAAAGATTTAACTCTTTCTCCTGATGAAAGAGTTGAAGGAACAATTGCAGTCAATACTCTCGGAATTTCAAAAGGAGCTAAAATTATTCGAGTTCACAATGTTTTAGAACATTATAAAGCTCTTTCTATCTTGGATAAAATTATCTACCAAAATATATAG
- the ylxM gene encoding YlxM family DNA-binding protein: protein MELNEMLEVSILLDYYSNLLSDRQKEYLLEHFEEDLSLSEIGKKYNVTRQAVYDNIRRGIKILRDYEEKIGFYKRDLELLSQLKELKKDFKLEKLEEIIEKNF, encoded by the coding sequence ATGGAATTGAATGAGATGTTAGAAGTCTCTATTCTGCTTGACTATTATAGTAATCTTTTAAGTGATAGACAAAAAGAATATTTGTTAGAGCACTTCGAGGAAGACCTTTCTCTTAGCGAGATTGGAAAGAAGTATAATGTAACTAGACAAGCTGTCTATGATAACATAAGAAGAGGAATAAAAATTTTAAGAGATTATGAAGAGAAGATAGGATTTTATAAGAGAGATTTAGAATTACTATCACAGCTAAAAGAGTTGAAAAAAGATTTTAAACTTGAAAAGCTAGAAGAGATAATCGAAAAAAACTTTTAG
- a CDS encoding Tex family protein: protein MDTLFNRIAKETGLNVEQITNTVKLLDEGATVPFIARYRKEVTGNLDETNILKISESITYLRNLEIRKEEVIRLIEEQGKLTDELKLQINSAEKLQTVEDIYFPYKKKRKTKADVAKEQGLEPLSEKIYTLNSLNELEQESQAYITEEVESIEKAIEGAKLIVAQNLSETLEYRERLREDMLKKALIVAKKTKKAEELDAKQIYKDYYEYTEPVSKALSHRVLALNRGENEGILAVSLNFEEKDRESVERYLLKDFKNKELNGLHKEIVIDALDRLILPSIEREVRNILTEKAEDEAILVFKENLKNLLMQPPLHEKNILALDPGYRTGCKVAIIDKDGFFRENTVFYLVKEMHHENQLKDAEKKMKDFIKKYNIDIIVIGNGTASRETESFVAEVLKTVDSDVKYLIGNEAGASIYSASKIAVEEFPDLDVTVRGAISIGRRIQDPLAELVKIDPKSIGVGMYQHDVNQKRLDLSLEEVIQLVVNNVGVNVNTASWALLSYVSGVKKSVAKSIVDFRRENGNFKNRKQLLKVKGLGAKAYEQMAGFLIILEGENPLDNTIIHPESYGIAQQILKCVNLSLNEYESDLAKAKEILLGFDYAKFAQENGYGYETVKDIFDALVKERRDPRDSIQKPILKSDILKIDNLQPGMELEGTVRNVVKFGAFIDIGLKNDALLHISEISDKFIDDPSKVLAVGQIIKVKIKDIDRERERVGLTKKGI from the coding sequence ATGGATACACTCTTTAATAGAATTGCAAAGGAAACAGGATTAAATGTTGAGCAGATCACTAATACGGTAAAACTTTTAGATGAGGGAGCAACAGTTCCGTTTATTGCAAGATATAGAAAAGAAGTTACTGGAAATTTAGATGAAACAAATATTTTAAAAATATCTGAGTCGATAACTTATCTTAGAAACTTAGAAATAAGAAAAGAAGAGGTTATCAGATTAATTGAAGAGCAAGGGAAGTTAACTGATGAACTGAAGTTACAGATAAATTCAGCAGAAAAACTTCAAACAGTAGAGGATATTTATTTCCCTTACAAAAAGAAAAGAAAAACAAAAGCAGACGTAGCAAAAGAGCAAGGATTAGAACCTTTATCTGAAAAAATTTATACACTAAATTCGTTGAATGAGCTTGAGCAGGAAAGTCAGGCTTATATAACAGAAGAGGTTGAAAGTATAGAAAAAGCTATTGAGGGAGCAAAATTGATTGTCGCTCAAAATCTATCTGAAACTTTGGAGTATAGAGAGAGATTAAGAGAGGATATGCTAAAAAAAGCTTTGATAGTTGCTAAAAAAACTAAAAAAGCTGAAGAGTTAGATGCAAAACAGATATACAAAGATTACTACGAGTATACAGAACCTGTAAGTAAGGCCTTATCTCATAGAGTTTTAGCTTTAAATAGAGGAGAAAATGAAGGTATATTAGCGGTTTCTTTAAATTTTGAAGAGAAAGATAGAGAGAGCGTTGAAAGATACCTATTAAAAGATTTCAAAAATAAAGAGTTGAATGGTCTTCATAAAGAGATTGTAATAGATGCTTTAGATAGACTAATTTTACCTTCTATTGAAAGAGAAGTTAGAAATATATTAACTGAAAAAGCAGAGGATGAAGCGATATTGGTATTTAAAGAAAATTTAAAAAACCTTTTAATGCAACCACCTCTACATGAAAAGAATATATTGGCCTTAGATCCAGGGTATAGAACAGGATGTAAGGTAGCTATTATAGATAAGGATGGATTCTTTAGAGAGAATACTGTTTTCTATTTAGTTAAAGAGATGCATCATGAGAATCAGCTTAAAGATGCAGAGAAAAAAATGAAAGATTTTATAAAAAAATATAATATCGATATCATTGTTATAGGAAATGGAACAGCTTCAAGAGAAACAGAGAGCTTTGTAGCAGAGGTTTTAAAAACTGTAGACTCTGATGTGAAATACTTAATTGGAAACGAAGCGGGTGCTTCGATATATTCGGCTTCAAAAATTGCAGTTGAAGAGTTTCCTGATTTAGATGTAACGGTTAGAGGAGCAATCTCTATCGGAAGAAGAATTCAAGATCCGTTAGCAGAGTTGGTTAAAATAGATCCAAAATCCATTGGAGTTGGAATGTACCAGCACGATGTTAATCAAAAAAGACTTGATTTATCGTTAGAGGAAGTTATTCAACTTGTTGTAAATAATGTTGGAGTAAATGTAAATACAGCTTCGTGGGCACTTTTATCATATGTATCTGGAGTTAAAAAAAGTGTTGCGAAAAGCATAGTGGATTTCAGAAGAGAAAATGGAAACTTTAAAAATAGAAAACAACTTTTAAAAGTTAAAGGATTAGGAGCGAAAGCTTATGAGCAGATGGCAGGATTCTTAATTATACTTGAAGGTGAAAATCCTTTAGATAACACAATAATACATCCTGAATCATACGGAATAGCTCAGCAAATATTGAAATGTGTAAATTTATCTTTAAATGAATATGAAAGTGATTTAGCAAAAGCTAAGGAGATTTTATTAGGATTTGATTATGCAAAATTTGCACAGGAAAATGGATATGGATATGAAACTGTAAAGGATATCTTTGACGCCTTAGTTAAAGAGAGAAGAGACCCTAGAGATAGTATTCAAAAACCGATATTAAAATCAGACATTTTAAAAATAGACAACCTTCAACCAGGAATGGAATTAGAGGGAACTGTAAGAAACGTTGTTAAATTTGGTGCCTTTATAGATATAGGTTTAAAAAATGACGCTTTACTTCATATTTCTGAAATATCAGACAAGTTTATAGATGATCCTAGCAAAGTTCTTGCTGTTGGACAGATTATAAAAGTTAAGATAAAAGATATTGATAGAGAGAGGGAAAGAGTAGGACTTACTAAAAAGGGGATTTAG
- the ffh gene encoding signal recognition particle protein has translation MLENLGNRFQDIMKKVRGHGKLSESNIKEALREVRMSLLEADVNYKVVKEFVAKIQEKAVGAEVLTGINPGQQFIKIVNDELIELLGGTNSRLTKSAKNPTVVMLAGLQGAGKTTFAGKLAKYLKKQGEKPFLIGADIYRPAAMKQLEVLAQQIGAEVYFEIGSNDAVGICERGLQKAKESGATYLIIDTAGRLHIDEKLMEELKEVKKVVRPQEILLVVDAMIGQDAVNLAQSFNNALSIDGVVLTKFDGDTRGGAALSVKSVVGKPIKFVGTGEKIDDLELFHPERLASRILGMGDVVSLVEKAQEAIGEEDAKSLEEKIRTQKFDLDDFLKQLQNIKKLGSLGSILKMIPGMGQIGDLAPAEKEMKKVEAIIQSMTKEERKKPEILKASRKQRIAKGSGTDVADVNKLLKQFEQMREMMKMFSTGKFPQLPGMGGRKGGMKFPF, from the coding sequence ATGTTAGAAAATTTAGGAAATAGATTCCAAGACATAATGAAAAAAGTAAGAGGTCATGGAAAACTAAGCGAAAGTAATATAAAAGAGGCTTTACGTGAAGTTAGAATGTCTTTACTAGAGGCCGATGTAAACTACAAAGTTGTTAAAGAGTTTGTTGCGAAAATCCAAGAAAAAGCTGTTGGAGCAGAAGTTTTAACAGGGATTAATCCTGGACAACAATTTATAAAAATAGTAAACGATGAGTTAATTGAACTTTTAGGAGGAACTAACTCAAGACTTACAAAAAGTGCTAAGAACCCAACTGTAGTTATGTTAGCCGGTCTTCAAGGAGCGGGAAAAACAACATTTGCAGGAAAGTTAGCAAAATACTTGAAAAAACAAGGTGAAAAACCTTTCTTAATAGGAGCAGATATATATAGGCCTGCAGCTATGAAGCAATTAGAGGTTTTAGCTCAACAAATAGGAGCAGAAGTTTACTTTGAAATTGGAAGTAACGATGCAGTAGGAATTTGTGAAAGAGGTTTACAAAAAGCTAAAGAATCTGGAGCAACGTATTTAATAATAGATACTGCTGGTAGATTACATATAGATGAGAAGCTAATGGAGGAGTTAAAAGAGGTTAAGAAAGTTGTTAGACCTCAAGAGATTCTTTTAGTAGTGGATGCAATGATAGGACAAGATGCTGTAAATCTTGCACAATCATTTAACAATGCACTGAGCATTGATGGAGTGGTACTTACAAAGTTTGATGGAGATACAAGAGGTGGAGCTGCGTTATCAGTAAAATCAGTAGTTGGAAAACCAATTAAATTTGTTGGAACTGGAGAGAAAATAGATGATTTAGAACTTTTCCATCCTGAAAGATTGGCATCAAGAATTTTAGGAATGGGAGATGTTGTTTCTTTAGTTGAAAAGGCTCAAGAAGCAATCGGAGAAGAGGATGCAAAGTCTCTTGAAGAAAAAATCAGAACTCAAAAGTTTGACTTAGATGATTTCTTAAAGCAGTTACAAAATATTAAAAAGTTAGGTTCGCTAGGAAGTATCTTGAAAATGATTCCAGGTATGGGTCAAATTGGAGATTTAGCACCAGCTGAAAAAGAGATGAAAAAGGTCGAAGCCATTATTCAATCGATGACTAAAGAGGAAAGAAAAAAGCCAGAGATATTAAAAGCTAGTCGTAAACAAAGAATAGCTAAGGGTAGTGGAACAGACGTAGCGGATGTAAATAAATTATTGAAGCAATTTGAACAGATGAGAGAGATGATGAAGATGTTCTCAACTGGAAAGTTCCCACAACTTCCTGGAATGGGCGGAAGAAAAGGTGGAATGAAGTTTCCATTTTAA
- the folE gene encoding GTP cyclohydrolase I, with the protein MKNIILNIDNGSGVISEEVIQNTPERIELFYKEIFSGLSIDPYKFLERKFPVKSNDLIIEKDVTFYSMCEHHFLPFFGKISIGYIPNGEIVGFGDIIKVIETYAKRPQLQERLCEEIAETIYKGINCQGVYVLIEAEHTCMTMRGVKALGSKAITTSSKGIFNENSNLKNEFLNLIK; encoded by the coding sequence ATTAAAAATATAATTTTAAATATAGATAACGGGAGTGGAGTTATTTCTGAAGAAGTTATTCAAAACACTCCTGAAAGAATTGAACTCTTTTATAAAGAAATTTTTTCTGGTCTTTCTATAGACCCATACAAATTCCTAGAAAGAAAATTCCCTGTTAAAAGCAACGATCTAATAATTGAAAAAGATGTTACTTTTTACTCTATGTGCGAACATCATTTTCTTCCTTTTTTTGGAAAGATATCTATAGGATATATTCCAAACGGAGAAATCGTAGGCTTCGGAGATATTATAAAAGTTATCGAGACCTACGCTAAAAGACCTCAACTCCAAGAAAGACTGTGTGAAGAGATTGCAGAAACAATCTATAAAGGCATTAATTGCCAAGGCGTTTATGTTCTTATAGAAGCAGAGCATACTTGCATGACTATGAGAGGGGTTAAAGCATTAGGGTCTAAAGCAATAACAACATCTTCTAAAGGTATTTTTAATGAAAATAGCAATCTTAAAAATGAATTTCTTAATCTAATAAAATAA
- a CDS encoding ABC transporter ATP-binding protein: protein MADKILEVKNLKKYFNTPKGLLHAVDGVTFSIERGKTLGVVGESGCGKSTTGRVVLRLLEATDGEILFEGKNIREYGKAEMVKLREEMQIIFQDPYASLNPRMTVSEIIAEPLIIHKKCKNKKELEEKVSKLMETVGLSERLTNTYPHELDGGRRQRIGIARALALNPKFIVCDEPVSALDVSIQAQVLNLMKDLQEEFGLTYMFITHDLSVVKHFSDDIAVMYLGELVEKAPAKELFKNPVHPYTKALLSAIPVPSLKHKMNRERLKGEITSPVNPGVGCRFRKRCPMAVPECGNSTPILREISPGHFYACHLIEKN, encoded by the coding sequence GGCAGATAAAATACTAGAGGTAAAAAACCTAAAAAAATATTTTAATACACCAAAAGGGTTGCTACATGCAGTTGATGGAGTTACGTTCTCTATTGAAAGGGGAAAAACTTTAGGAGTTGTAGGAGAGTCTGGTTGTGGAAAATCGACAACTGGAAGAGTTGTTTTGAGGCTTCTTGAAGCGACAGATGGAGAGATTCTGTTTGAAGGTAAGAATATAAGAGAGTATGGAAAAGCTGAAATGGTTAAATTGAGAGAAGAGATGCAAATAATATTCCAAGATCCATACGCTTCACTAAATCCGAGAATGACTGTAAGTGAGATTATAGCAGAGCCCTTAATAATACATAAAAAGTGTAAGAATAAAAAAGAGTTAGAAGAGAAAGTATCTAAACTTATGGAAACGGTAGGTTTAAGTGAAAGACTAACAAATACTTATCCTCATGAGCTAGATGGAGGAAGAAGACAGAGAATAGGAATAGCAAGAGCACTTGCATTAAATCCTAAATTTATAGTTTGTGATGAGCCTGTTTCAGCTCTTGATGTATCTATTCAAGCTCAAGTGTTGAACTTAATGAAGGACTTACAAGAGGAGTTTGGACTTACATATATGTTTATAACTCACGATCTATCGGTTGTAAAACATTTCTCGGATGATATAGCAGTAATGTACCTTGGGGAATTAGTAGAAAAAGCTCCTGCGAAGGAGTTATTCAAAAATCCGGTGCATCCATATACTAAGGCTTTATTGTCGGCGATTCCTGTTCCAAGTTTAAAGCACAAAATGAATAGGGAGAGATTGAAAGGAGAAATAACTTCACCAGTAAACCCAGGAGTGGGGTGTAGATTTAGAAAAAGATGTCCTATGGCTGTTCCAGAATGTGGAAACTCAACGCCAATACTGAGAGAGATTTCACCAGGACATTTCTATGCTTGTCATTTGATTGAAAAAAATTAA